TACCTCCTCCCCCCGCACCGCCAGCAGCCCCTCAACATGTGCCTCCAGGagcacccaggaaaaaaaaaaataaaataaagtaagggGAGAAAAAGCCTCAGAACAAGGGAGCGGCCGGTTTTCTCGCAACGCTCTCACCCCGCGCGGCCGCGCCGCGGAACACCCGGGGCTGCGGCAGGCGGGGCGGGCAGGGGCGCGGGAAGGGGTCGCTCCCGCCGGCTCTCCGCATCGAACCGCCGCCGAATCGGGGCCCGGCGTCACATTCAAATTTGGGAGACtcggaggaggaaggaggggtgGTGGCGGTGGGGGGGACGCGTTTCCTCTCGCCCCGGGTGACCCAGGCCGCCCTCCCCCCCACGCGAGGTCCTCGACAAGCCGGGAGCCAAAGCCAAGGGgggaagagggaaaggagggggggGGCGGGCGACCTTGTCACGATTTAACAGCTCCCAGATGCGCCGCGGTTCCTTACCCGAGGACGGTCTGTCTGAATACCTAGTGCAGTAGACCCAGGCAGGCCACACCAGCGGCTGTTGCGAGTCGGGCTTTATAACAGGTCCTCCATTATTAGAGCCCATGAGGAGGATGGCGGGGCTGCCGTGCTCCCCGTACTTCGCCGGGTGAGTCTCGCCCCCATCGGCGGGGGCCTTGGCCGCCCccgacgccgccgccgccgctgctgccgcggcgGGACCGGCtttggcggcggcggcgggcggcggcggcggcgcggagccGTCGGGACGGCAGTTCGAGTCCGGGCACAGGAGGGCGGGCGGATTGGGCGGCCGGGCCAGCAGCGGGTTGACGTTTTCTCTACCTGAGCTCTGCCCCCGATCTCCGTCCCGCTCCCGGCTGCCTCCTCCTCCGCCGCCGGCCGGCGCGGGCGGCTCCTTCTTGCAGCCGAAGTCCGGCCTCAGGATGTTGTCGATGAAAAAGTTGGTGGTGCggtggggcggcggcggcgggggcggcggcggtggcggcgggtggcggcggcggggcaggggcagggggcagGGCGCGGCAGGGGAGGCGGGCGCGGGGCTGGGGGACACGGGCACGCTCTCGCCatcgctgccgctgccgctgctcgccgggccgggcgctgcgtCTCGGTGGCCGTGCCCCTCCGGCGGCTCTTCCATGCTCAGTCCCCGCCACGGAGATCGCTGCCTCTTTTCCCCCCCACCCACCCACTTTACGCCCACCCCACTTTGACGGTGGGTGGCGGGGtggaaaagggggaggaaaaattcagaaaaaaaaaaaaaaagaaaaaagaaaaaaaaagaaaaatattaaaatccaCTTGTTGGGCTggagctgagattttttttctctccctctcacGGATGGATCCAAAACGTGGGAGATACTGGAGGGCTTCTCTCCCCCTTCTCCCGATCAGCTTATATTTCCaccaccaaaagaaaaaaaaaaaaaaaaaaaaagaccacaccaaaaaaaaaaaaaaaaaaaaaaccccaaaaaggtgTGCGGCTGCACCAcggcccccccaaaaaacccgcCCCCCGAAAACCCGTCACGATCTGCCCATCtccctgccgccgccgccgcggcggcTCCGCGCTGCCCCGCTGTCACGCTCCGCTCTGCCCACGCCGCGGGCTGCCGGAGCCCGTCCCCGCCAGCCCGGTGCTGCGCCGCCCGCGCCCGCTTAGGGTtccttttttaattctttttttttttttttttccttctcctttttttttttttcttaaaaaaaaaaaaaataaaaaaaaaaaagccaaatctcTGACAGCGCCGGTCCGTGCACCAAACTCTCCCTAAAAAATCCCTCAGCCACACTTTTTTCACTCGCACCGGAAGCACGTGAGGTGGCCCCGCACGTGGGGGCGGCCAATggcgcggcgccgccgccgctgaCACCCCGCGCCGCGCCCAATGGGCGCCCGCCGGGCCGCCGCCATAAATACCGCGTGGGGACCGGACGGGGCGGACGGCACCGGGCGGGACGGggcgggcggcagcagcagcagcgacggGGCGGGGGCAGCGCGCCGCGCCCACGCGCGGGAACCGGGACCCCCCCCTCCTCCCCGGCCCCCTGCGAGCCCCGTCAACAACAACTTCCAGCCACGCCGTGTCCTCCACGGGCGGCGGGGATTCGGTCAGCGGCCGCTTTGCTGTTGTCCCAGCGATAATAAACGCCCCCTCTTCCAAATCTGTgcgcttttcccttttttttttttttttttttctttttgctttctattctccCCGCAGCGCGGGGAGATGGCGAGCCGGGTGGAGGCTCCCTGGATTTGAACCTTTTTTGGTTTGGAGGAATAAAAATTACagtaatgatgataataataataacaacaataaataGCAATAAAGGGAGGAGGCACTGCCGAGACGAGCTGGTCTTACGGCCGAAGCCTCTCTCTGATTTGTTTCTTtactgggtttggggttttttcggaATACGAAGCAGATCAGCTCCGGCTCACAGCTGAACTCGTATAATGTCTCCTCGTCTGCTTTTtgatgtttgcttgtttgtttgtttggtttcggtttgttgctttttttccccccctggtattcttgtttggttttgttttggttttttctgccCGGCAGGGAACGAGCACTTCGGGACGAGTGTTGAGGAAAATTTAAGGATTTGGATTTTAAGGGATGGGAAGAAAAAGCCTCTTTTTCAGGATTGATACAACTAAAAATGAAtgtacagaaaataaataaaaataccgTGGTCCCAGTTGCGGCTTTGCCGGACTGCAGGGGCCGCAGCCAAGCGCTCTGAGAGCGGCTCTGCCGCCGCCGGTGtctcccgcccggccccgggcGCTCCCGGCGGCGGGAGCCGAGTGCCTGCGGTGAGGGCAGTGCTGGTGCTCACACGGAGGGGCATTGCGGATGGGGGTCCCACCACACCCCGCATTTTACACAGCGGAGGAGCCCCGGGCGGAGCAGCGGCGCTTCCCGGCCGGCCGCAGGCACCTGCTCCGGCTGGAGCCGCTCTCCCGCCCGCGGCCGAGTACCGGAGCTGCGGGAAGGGCAATTCCGGGCCTTTTCCCGTTCTGACGTAACCGAGCCCCCCGTGTACCCCCTCCCCAAAGCGGCGGCCGGGTGGCGGTGGCTCCGCGGGCCGGGCCATTCACTGCCGCCGCCTATGGATCCTGTGTGTGCCCGGGCCCGAAATGCACCCATAGCTCTGCGTCCGTGCGTGTCCGCTCCTCGGCGCACCGAGCCTCCTCCGCCTCGCCCCGCCGTGCTGCACCGGCCGGGAGCTCTGCCCTCCCCGGAGCAGCCCCGGGGAAGCGGCCCGGCCCGCGGCTCCGCTTTCAGGGGCCGACCGGCACCGGGAATCCAAGGAGACATCGCTGGGTGTCCGTCAGCTGCTCCCCGGCTGCCCGGGAGGCGTGAGTGTGCCCGCACCTCCGAGGCACGTTCGGTTATTTTCTGTACCGGAGAAACATTACCGAATTGTTACCTCTAGCCACACAATAATCCCCTAAAATAATAGCTGGCAGAACACAATCAGCCCTGGAATCAAGAGCTTCATTCGCAATTAAATGAATGTTAAACCCCCCCCCCCCTGCATTCACAATATCATATCATTTACTCGCACCGAAATTGGGTTTATTTATATTTAAGTTAGCAAAATTGAAATCTTTATCCCAAAAGCGAGCGTGGGTACTTAATTAAATTCTAATTAGGACACTATCAATATCCCATTTAGCCACGTAGCCTTTGTGAGCCGCGGTCCCTTTCAGAGCTGTAAATGGGGGCTCGCTGCCTTATCTCTCCTGCAAGAGACGCCTTGAGAAGGGCTGCAAAAGATAATTTATAGGTTTTAATTACTCTTCATTCCGCCTGATCAGCTTGGCGTTCATCACAGGACGGCGAATAAAACCTGGTCAAAAGCACTGTCACTATTCCCTGGCAAGACGCTTAATCAAAGTAAGCAGGGCCATATTACACGCTGCGAGCTTCTTCACGTAATTTCCCAGCTGCTGATAAAGCTAGTTGAATAATGCTGCAGTCCTTCGGAGACACCATTTACAGAAATGACTTTATTGACGGCTTAACGTCGGTAATTCATTTTACCTTTCATGTATTGGGAGCCCGGATTTGTTACAGTAATAGGATGATAAATGTCCTGGCGGCCCTATAGCTTTTATTATTGAATACAATACACACACCCATCCTTAAATGTTCCAAAATTGGGTAacaaaagggagagagagagaaatcgaAGCCTTTAACTATTTAATTTGCCTTCCTGAGCACGCCCGGGGGGgaagtgtgtctgtgtgcatgtgtgtgtgtgtgcgtgtgtgtgtacaTGCGTGTGTAGGGAGGGGGATTATTTCATCTGGAGTCCTCCCTTCTTCTAGAAACTGTTCTGGATAGTAAAGGCTTCTCTATAAATTGAGTAGGTTTGTGTACGGAGGGGGTGGGCGATCGGCTGGATGAATGAGGAGGGCTTAAAGGAAAAGACGATGTATATTTCCAGGCTGGGTATTTTTTCCATCGCGACCCTTCCTATCTAAATAGATAAATATTACTCCCCGGCTCGCAGGTAGTTACAGTAATCGGGGTAATATGTCTACACATATTGTTTTGCTTTCGGTGGCTTAAGGACGGAAGCTTTAAAAATCCCTTTTTAGGAAAAAGTTCCCTCTGTAACTTGTGGGTGCCGGGGGTTTCGGGGCTCCCGTCGGGGGGCCCGGTCCCGCGGAGCCCCGTTCGTTCACGCGGCGGTCGCGGGGGGGCCGCTCCGGTGTAGCCGTCGGTTCGTCCAGAGGGACCGGGGCACCGAGGGCTCCCGGACGGGCTGCGGGGCACCGAGGGCTCCCGGACGGGCTGCGGGGCACCGAGGGCTCCTGGACGGGCTGCGGGGCACCGAGGGCTCCCGGACGGGCTGCGGGCCCGGGGCCGCGCTCTGCTGCCCCTCGGAAGTGCCGCGGTGCCGTCTGAGTCTCTGGCAGGTTGGTGTCCCCAGCTGGGCTGGGTCAGCCATCCCGGCTCGGGGCGGGCGGAGAGGATCCGTTCCGGAGGCGGAGAGcaccgggggcggcggggccgggacgcCCGGTGCCCGCCGTCGGGCTGTGCGGAGGGGCCGCGCTGCTCCGCTCACCATGCCAGCCCGCAGCCTCTTCGGAAACCGGGCGGAATAATTTCATCGATTTCGTTgtatttgctttattttgttattttgtttaatttttttttccattttcttctcttcttctctttttcttctttttgaggAAGGCCGCCAAAGGAAGGaagtttttaaatggaaaataaaaataaagttaaaaTTAAATCAAAAATCCTTTGCATTTTTGTTTTCTCGGCGCCCTTATAGGAAGGAGGAAGTATAGAAACGTGGTTAATATACGCTGTGGTAATCCTATTTCTACGTCTAGATCAGATCTCATTGGGGCCTTTGCTGAAggacataaatgagttgttcTAATACAATAGATTTCATCCTTCCTACAGGGACTGGCTGACCAGAGGTTTTGTTAAAAGTGAATACGAATAGATTTCTGCTACAAGTGCAGCATTATTATTATGAGCTGTAAGGTCAGACTATACATTCCGGGTCCCCAAAGCCTATAGACCCTGGGAAAGGCGCGGGATATACCACGTCATTGTACCTGACAGTCTCTTCAATAGACTAATTCAATTATCGCTTGGGGATTCAGTCTTCATTGAAAGCAATAATAGCGGGGTAATTCGTTGGTAAATAGGTATTGCAGGCAGCTCCGCTCGAAACTTTTTTCGGGGCACAGGTTTACGTGTGTGAGAGTCAAAATCTCTCCTGGCAGCAAGGCGGGGAGTAGCGGGGAGAGAGGAAGGGATGTTTTTGTGGGAAGCAGGGCCGGGCAGCGGGGAGAGCTCGGCTCGGCCGGAGCTGCAGCCCCGCAGCCGGGCCGGAGATGCTCGGGGAGCCGCGGGTGCTGTGCCCTGGTGTCCTGGTGCGGAGTTATGAATCAATTACCACCCGGGACCACCCCCGCCCCTGCAATGCAGCCCCGCTCTCGAGTCACGGGAAACTGTAGTaaagatttaattttatttacttCACTGTCTGTCCTCCCTTCCCAAGTGGGATGGAGGCGAAAACACCCAGCAGAAGTTtctgaggggagaagggaaaactGTCTTTGTTATTCTTAGCCATATtattggtttgtttctttttctacaagaaaacaaaaaaggaaaaaaaattatcaaagaaCGAAAAGACAGGACAAAAGAGGGAactaaaaggggaaaagaaagtgtaaagaaaaagagaaataaagaaaaattatcaggaaaagggaaaaatcaaacaaaaatacagaaaatgaaaagaaaggaaaaggaaagaaaaagaaaaagagaaaagaaaagaaaagaaaagaaaagaaaagaaaagaaaagaaaagaaaagaaaagaaaagaaaagaaaagaaaagaaaagaaaagaaaagaaaagaaaagaataaagaaaCCTGAAAAGGTAGAAAAAATAAGAAGGTgcataaaaatgaggaaaagagaagaaaagcgaAGAAAAGAAGTAAGAGAGGGAAAACGGAAATGAAACAAAAGGGAAACAAGAGAGaataagagagaaaagaaagaaaatgcgagaagagaaaaggagaaaatactagaggaaggggaagagaaaataaaagaataggaaagaaaatcaaataaaaaggaaaaggaaagaattggaaaagaaggaaagaaaagaaagaaaagaagagaagagaaaagaaaagaaaagaaaagaaaagaaaagaaaagaaaagaaaagaaaagaaaagaaaagaaaagaaaagaaaagaaaagaaaagaaaagaaaagaaaagaaaagaaaagaaaagaaaagaaaagaaaagaaaagaaaagaaaagaaaagaaaagaaaagaaaagaaaagaaaagaaaagaaaagaaaagaaaagaagactcGCTGCTTTCCAGTGGCCTGGCTGCAAACCCCTTCCCATTTGCTTCCCAAGCCCCCTCCCGCCCCCCACCCACATCTGCAGCCCTCCCTACCTCTCTGCGAGCCGCACAAGCCACCGGGATGTCTCTCACACGGTCGCGGCTgccggagctgctcctgctgcccggcCGGGTTCCCCGGACCCGCGGCGTCCCCTGCCCTGCGAGCGGCTCCGGCCCGGCTGCTCCCGGCAATCTGGTTTAAGTTACTGAGGATGTTTCTGAGCGCTGCTTTACTCCGCTTCGGTACAGACACCCCTGTCCCTTGCTAGAGACGTTACCAGCAGGGCTGAAAGTTCCGCGGAGCGTTCGGGGTCCGCACCCGCCTCTGCTGTGCCGGGCcgctcccggtccc
The sequence above is a segment of the Melospiza melodia melodia isolate bMelMel2 chromosome 8, bMelMel2.pri, whole genome shotgun sequence genome. Coding sequences within it:
- the EN1 gene encoding homeobox protein engrailed-1, with the translated sequence MEEPPEGHGHRDAAPGPASSGSGSDGESVPVSPSPAPASPAAPCPLPLPRRRHPPPPPPPPPPPPHRTTNFFIDNILRPDFGCKKEPPAPAGGGGGGSRERDGDRGQSSGRENVNPLLARPPNPPALLCPDSNCRPDGSAPPPPPAAAAKAGPAAAAAAAAASGAAKAPADGGETHPAKYGEHGSPAILLMGSNNGGPVIKPDSQQPLVWPAWVYCTRYSDRPSSGPRTRKLKKKKTEKEDKRPRTAFTAEQLQRLKAEFQANRYITEQRRQSLAQELSLNESQIKIWFQNKRAKIKKATGIKNGLALHLMAQGLYNHSTTTVQDKEESE